In Desulfosporosinus youngiae DSM 17734, the genomic stretch CCAAAACAATTAAAACTAAGGCCCCTATCAGACTTGCAAATTGACCCAGAATCGTCCCTAAAGCCTGACCCAGCAACATCCCGCCTAATGGCATAAAAACATGGAAAACAGCAACCACTAACGACAAACGTACCATCATGCTTTTCCTGATTCCAGCTAAACCAATTGCCAAAGCCAAGGAGAACGCATCTGCACCTAAAGCAGTTGCCACAGCCACAACCCACGCTAAATTCATACCCTTACCTCCGTTCCCCTATATATATGCACGGGGAAGGGCGGATTAGACGGAATTACTGTCAGATGTGCCGGGTTCGCCGGTCGGCCGCTTTCTGCAGACGGTTCATAACGGCGCTCCCTAAACCTTCTTCTTCAATACCTTCAACTAAAATCAAATCCATTTTTCGTTCATCACACAACCGTAACCCTTCAAATAAGTTACTGGCTACTTCCTGGGGCCTGGCCTTCGAACCTAACACAAACAACAGTTCCGGAAAGCAGTTCTGCAAATAGGGTGCACTCTCTAAGGTACAAAGAACACCGACCCGTTTAAACCTGGCATGTCCTCTCTGAATTTCATGTCCGATCCGCTGTACGACTCTCTCTTGAAGTCCGCTCACCAGGAACAGCTCACCTTGCGGAGCATAGTGCCTGTATTTCATGCCCGGTGCTTTAGGCACCTGGTTTACCGAAGGAGTGTCTACACGGACTTCCCCTAAAACCTCTTCCAATTGTTCTTTAGTCGTCCCCCCGGGACGAAGGATCGTGGGAATACCTTCGCTTACATCAAGCACGGTTGATTCTAAGCCGACTTCACATGCCCCTCCGTCTAAAATTAACGGGATCTTCCCCTTCATATCCCTCCAGACATGACTTCCCCTGGTTGGACTTGGTTTGCCTGAAAGATTGGCACTAGGCGCGGCAACCGGAAATCCTGCTTCTTTGATCAAACCAAGGGCTACGGGATGACTGGGCATACGTATTGCCACATTGTCCAGCCCCGCCGTAACAATATCCGGAACCAAGGCTGTTTTGGGCAGGATCAGGGTTAAGGGCCCCGGCCAAAAATGTTCAACACAACGTTCTGCCGCCGGTGTCCAATTTCTAACCAAAGGGTTCGCCATAGCTTGGTCGCAGACATGGACAATTAAGGGATTATCCTGAGGCCTCCCTTTTGCTGCAAAGATCTTGGCACAAGCACCTGCATCAAGAGCATTTGCTCCTAACCCATAGACGGTTTCTGTCGGAAAGGCTACCAACTCTCCTGCTTTCAGCCATTCAGCACCCTCTTTTAAGAGTTGAGCTTCAGGATGAACTCTATTGATAGAACTCCTTTTTGTCTGCATAATGCTCACCTCGCTAAGATCACTCGGTCCCGGCCCGCTAAGTCCGGGAAAACCTGTGTTTCAAAACCCTTCATTCTAAACATAGTACAGACGGCTTCCGCCTGATCCCATCCAATTTCCATCAGAAGCTTACCTTGCGGGGTTAACAAAGGCCGTGCCTCTTCCGCTAAGCGGCGATAAAAATCCAACCCGTCCGGTCCTCCTAAAAAGGCTATAGAAGGTTCATGGAAAATCTCAGGAGCGCACTGCCCATAGTCTTCAGCAGAAACATAGGGAGGATTTGTAATAATATAGTCCCAATACTCGCCCTTAATAGGATCTGCAAAGTCACCTTCACGCCACTGAACCGGAACCCCTAATCGTTCGGCATTTTGTCGGGCAACCTCTAACGCACCTGACGAAAGATCCGTTCCGACCACCTCCGCAGACGGACAATAATGAGCTATAGAAATGGCAAGAGCCCCGCTTCCGGTACACAAATCGGCAACCTTGATCAATCTGCCCTGCCCTTGTTCGTTTTCACTCTTGACAATTTCCAGCCACTTCTCAATCAGAATCTCGCTGTCTGCGCGCGGAATCAGCACCCTTTCATCAACATAAAATTCAAGCCCCATAAATTCCTGCCGTTTTAATATATATTGTAAGGGCTCATTCGCCGCACGACGAAAAATAACCTTCCGGTAACTGGCTTCCTCTTGCTCTGACAAATTACGGTCCCACTCCAGGTAGAGCCGGTCCCGCCTTTTCTTTAAAACTTCAGCTAATAATAAGTCTGCGTCGAAGCGGGCATTTTCAATCCCTTTTTTTATAAGTTCACTCTCACCCCAACGCATACTGTCCCTTATCTTCAACCCAAAAAACCTCTATTCGATGTTCGAGATTCGTACTGTTAGTTTCTTTTATTCAGCAGGAGTTACTGAATCTCCTTTTTCAGCCGCTCTGCCTGGTCTGACGCACTGAGAGCCTGGATGATCTCTTCCAAATCCCCCGCCAGTATTGTCTCCAAGCGATGCAGGGTTAAGTTGATGCGATGGTCCGTCACCCTTCCCTGGGGAAAGTTGTAGGTTCGGATTCTCTCACTCCGGTCCCCTGTCCCTACTTGGCTTCGGCGTTCAGATGCCTGCTCACCGCTCGCTTCTTCTTGGGCCTTCTCTAAAATGCGGGCACGTAAAACGCGCAACGCCTTTTCTTTGTTCTTGAGCTGAGATTTTTCATCCTGGCAGGAGGCAATAATTCCGGTTGGCAGATGGGTAATACGCACAGCCGATTGGGTCGTATTGACACACTGGCCGCCCGGCCCGCTCGAACAATAGATATCAATACGCAAATCGTTTGGATTGATGGTTACTTCCACCTCTTCTGCTTCAGGAAGAACAGCTACCGTGGCTGTAGAGGTATGAATCCTGCCTCCGGACTCCGTGGCCGGAATCCGCTGAACCCGGTGAACGCCGCTTTCAAACTTTAATTTACTATAGGCTCCGTGCCCTTCCAGAAGGAAAATAATCTCCTTATATCCCCCTATATCAGAGTAACTGGCACTTAGCAGCTCGACTTTCCACCCCTGTCCTTCCGCGTAGCGGGTGTACATCTTATAAAGATCTCCAGCAAATAAGCCAGCCTCATCCCCGCCGGCTCCGGCTCGAATTTCCATAATGACGTTCTTCTCATCTAAAGGA encodes the following:
- a CDS encoding L-threonylcarbamoyladenylate synthase, whose product is MQTKRSSINRVHPEAQLLKEGAEWLKAGELVAFPTETVYGLGANALDAGACAKIFAAKGRPQDNPLIVHVCDQAMANPLVRNWTPAAERCVEHFWPGPLTLILPKTALVPDIVTAGLDNVAIRMPSHPVALGLIKEAGFPVAAPSANLSGKPSPTRGSHVWRDMKGKIPLILDGGACEVGLESTVLDVSEGIPTILRPGGTTKEQLEEVLGEVRVDTPSVNQVPKAPGMKYRHYAPQGELFLVSGLQERVVQRIGHEIQRGHARFKRVGVLCTLESAPYLQNCFPELLFVLGSKARPQEVASNLFEGLRLCDERKMDLILVEGIEEEGLGSAVMNRLQKAADRRTRHI
- the prmC gene encoding peptide chain release factor N(5)-glutamine methyltransferase, coding for MKIRDSMRWGESELIKKGIENARFDADLLLAEVLKKRRDRLYLEWDRNLSEQEEASYRKVIFRRAANEPLQYILKRQEFMGLEFYVDERVLIPRADSEILIEKWLEIVKSENEQGQGRLIKVADLCTGSGALAISIAHYCPSAEVVGTDLSSGALEVARQNAERLGVPVQWREGDFADPIKGEYWDYIITNPPYVSAEDYGQCAPEIFHEPSIAFLGGPDGLDFYRRLAEEARPLLTPQGKLLMEIGWDQAEAVCTMFRMKGFETQVFPDLAGRDRVILAR
- the prfA gene encoding peptide chain release factor 1; protein product: MLEKLYEVERKYDELTELLSDPEIIAKQSEWQKYAKAQAGMTNLVTTFREYQGVLRELEETESLLKEKLDSDLQEMAEQEREALLKQSQELEAQIQVLLLPKDPLDEKNVIMEIRAGAGGDEAGLFAGDLYKMYTRYAEGQGWKVELLSASYSDIGGYKEIIFLLEGHGAYSKLKFESGVHRVQRIPATESGGRIHTSTATVAVLPEAEEVEVTINPNDLRIDIYCSSGPGGQCVNTTQSAVRITHLPTGIIASCQDEKSQLKNKEKALRVLRARILEKAQEEASGEQASERRSQVGTGDRSERIRTYNFPQGRVTDHRINLTLHRLETILAGDLEEIIQALSASDQAERLKKEIQ